The following coding sequences are from one Maniola hyperantus chromosome 7, iAphHyp1.2, whole genome shotgun sequence window:
- the LOC138402210 gene encoding UDP-glycosyltransferase UGT5-like isoform X2 — protein MGGIHQSPEKELPNDLKAYLESSKHGVIYLSFGTNALSGMIPHDKVQTIIKVLSNLPYDVLWKWDKDELPGKSNNIKISKWFPQSDLLRHSKVKLFITQAGLQSTDEAITAGVPLIAIPMLADQWYNAEKYVKHGIGKQLNLETLTEYILKDAVETVINDESYRENIIKLRQLMRDQPETPLERAVWWAEYVIRHGGAKHLRAATANLSYAQYFEVDLILIVFSVSLIILAAFVLAIVRAINFVNNLRGTTKIKFKII, from the exons ATGGGTGGAATACATCAGTCACCCGAAAAAGAGTTGCCCAAT gATCTAAAAGCTTATTTAGAGTCATCGAAACATGGTGTCATATATTTAAGTTTTGGAACCAATGCATTGTCAGGAATGATACCACACGATAAAGTACAAACGATAATAAAAGTTCTTTCCAATTTGCCCTACGACGTTTTATGGAAATGGGATAAAGATGAACTACCAGGAAAATCTAATAACATCAAAATATCTAAATGGTTCCCACAATCGGATTTGTTAA GGCATTCTAAGGTTAAGCTATTCATTACACAAGCTGGACTTCAATCTACAGATGAAGCGATAACAGCTGGTGTACCACTTATTGCAATACCAATGTTGGCCGACCAGTGGTACAATGCGGAAAAATATGTGAAACACGGCATTGGTAAACAGCTGAACCTAGAAACCCTTACAGAGTATATATTAAAAGATGCTGTTGAAACTGTGATCAACGATGAAAG TTATCGGGAGAATATTATTAAACTCCGTCAGCTGATGCGTGATCAACCAGAGACACCATTAGAACGTGCAGTATGGTGGGCAGAATATGTCATAAGACATGGTGGAGCCAAACATCTAAGAGCAGCTACAGCAAATTTATCATATGCGCAGTATTTTGAAGTTGATCTTATACTAATTGTTTTTTCAGTGTCCTTGATAATTTTAGCTGCATTTGTATTAGCTATTGTACGAGccattaattttgtaaataatttaagaggaacaactaaaataaaatttaaaatcatttaa
- the LOC117983457 gene encoding UDP-glucosyltransferase 2-like has product MVFKFLSVLLFMSVIAEIKPAKILAVFPMPSISHQVVFRPLTQELAKKGHDVTVITPNPAFPEGNFPPNLREIDVHDISYEVWHNTFQNDYKVDGNSMNFNVMRQTTLSIAKMFVAQLQSPEIQALINNDRKKFDLILIEAVVRPALVYSHIFKAPVILISSLGVVLNHHKVMGMHSHPLLYPYMLQPRIYNLTLTEKLDQVYKYYSVEFADYLNEIDENEILRNVFGSKVPPLSDLYLNIDMLFLNIHPIWADNQPSPSNVLYIGGIHILPEKELPKDLQEYLDSSKHGVIYVSFGTNVLAEMIPSDKIRVIINVLSKLPFDVLWKWDKNELPEQPSNIKISKWYPQADLLRHPKVKLFITQGGLQSTDEAINAGVPLVAIPMLGDQWYNAEKYVKYGIGKKLDIKSLTAEELKSAVETVITDYSYRNNIIKLREYRRDQLMSPLESAVWWTEYVIRHGGAKHLRCSGANLSYTEYFEFEILLIVMSAVLTVLISIILIVVLVIKFIKKMLG; this is encoded by the exons atgGTGTTCAAATTTTTATCAGTGCTACTATTTATGAGCGTAATTGCAGAAATTAAACCTGCAAAAATACTAGCTGTGTTTCCTATGCCTTCAATAAGTCACCAAGTTGTGTTTCGTCCATTGACTCAGGAACTTGCTAAAAAAGGCCATGATGTTACAGTTATAACGCCCAACCCTGCGTTTCCTGAAGGGAATTTCCCACCAAATTTAAGAGAAATAGATGTACATGATATATCTTACGAAGTTTGGCACAACACATTTCAAAATGATTACAAAGTTGATGGCAATAGTATGAATTTCAATGTTATGAGGCAAACAACACTATCGATAGCAAAAATGTTTGTAGCGCAATTACAATCACCTGAAATCCAGGCATTAATTAATAACGACAGGAAAAagtttgatttaattttaatcgaAGCTGTTGTACGACCTGCACTTGTTTATTCTCACATTTTCAAAGCACCAGTTATTTTAATAAGTTCTCTTGGTGTGGTTCTCAACCATCATAAGGTTATGGGGATGCATTCACACCCATTGTTATATCCCTATATGCTACAGCCAAGGATTTATAATCTTACGCTTACGGAAAAACTGGACCAAGTTTACAAGTACTATTCTGTGGAATTTGCGGACTACTTAAACGAAATTGATGAAAACGAAATATTGAGAAATGTTTTTGGTTCAAAAGTCCCTCCTTTGAGTGATCTTTACCTCAATATTGATATGTTGTTTCTTAATATTCATCCTATTTGGGCAGACAATCAGCCATCTCCCTCTAATGTTCTTTATATTGGCGGAATACATATTTTACCGGAAAAAGAGTTACCAAAG GATCTACAAGAATATTTAGACTCTTCAAAGCACGGCGTCATTTATGTGAGTTTTGGTACAAACGTTCTAGCAGAAATGATACCTTCAGATAAAATAAGAGTGATTATTAATGTTCTCTCGAAACTTCCTTTTGATGTTTTATGGAAGTGGGACAAAAATGAATTACCAGAACAACctagtaatataaaaatttcGAAGTGGTATCCACAAGCAGACTTATTGA gACATCCAAAAGTTAAGCTTTTTATCACACAAGGTGGACTCCAATCGACAGATGAAGCTATTAATGCTGGCGTTCCTCTTGTTGCAATACCTATGTTAGGAGACCAATGGTACAATGCAGAAAAATATGTTAAATATGGTATTGGTAAAAAACTTGATATAAAATCTTTAACAGCCGAAGAGCTCAAAAGCGCTGTTGAAACTGTTATAACAGATTATAG cTACCGaaacaatataataaaacttcGAGAGTATCGGCGTGATCAACTAATGTCTCCTCTTGAAAGCGCTGTATGGTGGACCGAGTATGTCATAAGGCACGGTGGAGCGAAGCATTTGCGATGCTCTGGTGCTAATTTATCTTATACTGAGTACTTTGAATTTGAAATCCTGTTAATCGTTATGTCAGCAGTATTAACAGTTTTGATTTCGATAATATTAATCGTGGTTTTGGtcattaaatttattaaaaaaatgttaggttaa
- the LOC138402210 gene encoding UDP-glucosyltransferase 2-like isoform X1 yields MGLKLLSVICYVIVLINVESARILAVFPFPSISHQVVFRKLTQELTNKGHDITVITPDPAFPRGGAPSNLKEIDLHEISYKTWQKNFQDDFNVEKNSFTSFSEIRRVCILVRNLFKTQLQTPKVQELLSNTTQNFDLILLEGLIYPGLVFSHIYKSPIILLSSLGAVYNNEKIMGLPMHPLLYPSPLHERIYNLTIWEKLQILYYHYSVEYALYLNEADDNNFIRQYFGPEIPPIHKLYDNVDMLFINIHPIWADNQPVSQNVVYMGGIHQSPEKELPNDLKAYLESSKHGVIYLSFGTNALSGMIPHDKVQTIIKVLSNLPYDVLWKWDKDELPGKSNNIKISKWFPQSDLLRHSKVKLFITQAGLQSTDEAITAGVPLIAIPMLADQWYNAEKYVKHGIGKQLNLETLTEYILKDAVETVINDESYRENIIKLRQLMRDQPETPLERAVWWAEYVIRHGGAKHLRAATANLSYAQYFEVDLILIVFSVSLIILAAFVLAIVRAINFVNNLRGTTKIKFKII; encoded by the exons ATGGGACTAAAATTACTATCAGTAATATGTTACGTGATTGTATTAATTAATGTAGAATCAGCAAGAATCTTAGCAGTGTTTCCATTTCCATCAATCAGCCATCAAGTTGTATTCCGGAAACTGACGCAAGAGCTTACTAATAAGGGTCATGATATAACTGTGATAACACCTGATCCCGCGTTTCCCAGAGGTGGAGCACCCTCAAACCTCAAAGAAATAGATTTACATGAAATATCTTACAAGACATGGCAAAAAAATTTTCAAGATGACTTCAATGTTGAAAAGAATAGTTTTACTTCTTTTTCTGAAATAAGGCGTGTATGTATTTTGGTGAGAAATCTATTTAAAACACAGTTGCAAACTCCCAAGGTACAAGAATTATTATCAAATACCACACAAAACTTTGATTTGATACTACTAGAAGGCTTGATATACCCTGGACTTGTATTTTCTCATATCTACAAGTCACCAATCATTCTCTTGAGCTCTTTAGGAGCtgtttataataatgaaaaaattatGGGTTTACCGATGCATCCATTATTATATCCATCTCCTTTACATGAAAGAATTTATAATCTGACAATTTGGGAAAAGTTACAAATACTCTACTATCATTATTCGGTTGAATATGCACTATATTTGAATGAAGCTGATGATAACAACTTCATTCGTCAATATTTTGGACCCGAAATTCCACCCATACACAAATTATATGATAATGTTGACATGTTATTCATTAACATACATCCTATATGGGCAGACAATCAGCCTGTTTCACAAAATGTTGTTTATATGGGTGGAATACATCAGTCACCCGAAAAAGAGTTGCCCAAT gATCTAAAAGCTTATTTAGAGTCATCGAAACATGGTGTCATATATTTAAGTTTTGGAACCAATGCATTGTCAGGAATGATACCACACGATAAAGTACAAACGATAATAAAAGTTCTTTCCAATTTGCCCTACGACGTTTTATGGAAATGGGATAAAGATGAACTACCAGGAAAATCTAATAACATCAAAATATCTAAATGGTTCCCACAATCGGATTTGTTAA GGCATTCTAAGGTTAAGCTATTCATTACACAAGCTGGACTTCAATCTACAGATGAAGCGATAACAGCTGGTGTACCACTTATTGCAATACCAATGTTGGCCGACCAGTGGTACAATGCGGAAAAATATGTGAAACACGGCATTGGTAAACAGCTGAACCTAGAAACCCTTACAGAGTATATATTAAAAGATGCTGTTGAAACTGTGATCAACGATGAAAG TTATCGGGAGAATATTATTAAACTCCGTCAGCTGATGCGTGATCAACCAGAGACACCATTAGAACGTGCAGTATGGTGGGCAGAATATGTCATAAGACATGGTGGAGCCAAACATCTAAGAGCAGCTACAGCAAATTTATCATATGCGCAGTATTTTGAAGTTGATCTTATACTAATTGTTTTTTCAGTGTCCTTGATAATTTTAGCTGCATTTGTATTAGCTATTGTACGAGccattaattttgtaaataatttaagaggaacaactaaaataaaatttaaaatcatttaa
- the LOC117984038 gene encoding UDP-glucosyltransferase 2-like: MVSKLVYVLIFVCVIAKIKPARILAVFPVPSISHQVVFRPITQELAKRGHEVTVITPDPAFSDGNTPPNLKEINVHDISYKTWRNLYMNSYKSDGSSTNFNIVRVKWTLLTKIVAIQLKSPEIQEIINDKDNKFDLILLEAMIRPALVYSYFFEAPVILVSSLGAILSNPKVMSMHTHAILYPTPLQKRIYNLTTTEKLITLYKYYSIEFADYLNEIDETDLLQKMFGSKVPPLSELYNNIDMLFVNTYPIWIDNQPVPPTVLCIGGIHQTPEKKLPRDLQTYLDSSKHGVIYLSFGTNALAGAIPEDKVRIIVKVLSGLPYDVLWKWDKNKLPVQSENIKLSKWYPQSDLLRHPKVKLFITQAGLQSTDEAIAAGVPLVALPLFGDQWYNAEKYVKHGIGKKLDIETLSAEEFRVAVENVAKDDSYRKNLVKLRQLMHDQPESPLQRAMWWVEYVMRHGGAKHLRPPSANISYVQYFEMKVLCILLLSVIIILAISIIVIVFIFNAFNRFIKDKMTVKCEL, encoded by the exons atggtGTCAAAACTTGTGTATGTGTTAATATTTGTGTGTGTAATAGCAAAAATAAAACCAGCTAGAATATTGGCTGTGTTTCCTGTACCTTCAATTAGCCATCAAGTTGTGTTTCGTCCGATAACTCAAGAACTTGCTAAAAGAGGCCACGAAGTCACAGTTATAACACCTGACCCAGCATTTTCTGATGGAAATACTCCACCaaatttaaaagaaattaaTGTTCATGATATATCTTACAAAACATGGCGCAACTTATACATGAATAGCTACAAATCTGACGGCAGTagtacaaattttaatattgtacGCGTAAAGTGGACATTGCTAACAAAAATAGTTGCAATACAGTTAAAATCACCTGAAATTCAGGAAATTATCAATGATAAGGATAACAAGTTTGATTTAATATTGCTTGAAGCTATGATACGTCCTGCACttgtttattcttattttttcgaaGCGCCAGTAATTTTAGTGAGTTCTCTAGGTGCTATCCTTAGTAACCCGAAGGTTATGAGTATGCATACACATGCAATATTATATCCTACACCGCTTCAGAAAAGGATTTACAATCTTACGACCACTGAAAAATTAATTACACTTTATAAGTATTACTCTATTGAATTTGCTGActatttaaatgaaattgaTGAAACTGACCTGTTGCAAAAGATGTTTGGCTCAAAGGTTCCACCTCTAAGTGAGCTTTATAACAACATTGATATGTTGTTTGTCAATACTTATCCTATTTGGATAGATAATCAGCCAGTTCCCCCAACTGTTCTGTGTATCGGCGGAATCCATCAAACCccagaaaaaaaattaccaagg GATCTACAAACATATTTAGATTCTTCAAAGCACGGTGTGATATACTTGAGTTTTGGGACAAACGCACTAGCAGGTGCAATACCAGAAGATAAAGTACGAATAATTGTCAAAGTATTATCTGGTCTTCCGTATGATGTTTTATGGAAgtgggataaaaataaattaccggTACAATCTGAAAATATAAAACTATCAAAGTGGTATCCTCAATCTGATTTATTAA GACATCCTAAAGTCAAACTATTTATAACACAAGCTGGTCTACAATCAACGGATGAAGCTATAGCTGCTGGTGTACCTCTTGTTGCTTTACCATTGTTTGGCGACCAATGGTATAATGCAGAAAAATATGTGAAGCATGGAATTGGTAAAAAGCTTGATATAGAAACCTTATCAGCTGAAGAGTTTAGAGTTGCCGTTGAAAATGTAGCAAAAGATGATAG ctaTCGGAAGAATTTAGTAAAACTGCGACAATTAATGCACGATCAGCCAGAATCTCCTCTTCAAAGAGCTATGTGGTGGGTGGAATACGTCATGAGACACGGTGGAGCAAAACATTTACGTCCACCTTCAGCAAATATATCTTATGTTCAGTACTTTGAAATGAAAGTGTTAtgtattttacttttaagtgtaataataatattagcaatATCAATTATAGTTatagtttttatatttaatgcgTTTAATAGATTTATTAAAGACAAAATGACAGTCAAATGTGAGCTATga